A genome region from Thalassococcus arenae includes the following:
- a CDS encoding pyridoxamine 5'-phosphate oxidase family protein produces the protein MYPTPDALHAAAWRILARGVADRRHPARNPALATIGTDGPRVRTVVLRAWRDGIAEIHTDKATDKVAEITADPRVALHVWVPRARLQIRLTGTASLVFGDRMRWQAVPEGARQHYGGDTPPGQPIRAPGDFAAVPDPERFTVVDIACSAADILHLGDDFYRRVRSTRQGDAWRTAWVAP, from the coding sequence GTGTACCCGACTCCGGACGCTCTGCACGCGGCGGCGTGGCGAATCCTGGCGCGCGGTGTCGCCGACCGGCGCCATCCCGCGCGCAACCCGGCGCTTGCAACCATCGGCACGGATGGTCCGCGGGTGCGCACCGTGGTGCTGCGTGCCTGGCGCGACGGCATTGCCGAGATCCACACCGACAAGGCCACCGACAAGGTTGCCGAGATCACGGCCGACCCGCGCGTCGCGCTGCATGTCTGGGTGCCGCGGGCACGGTTGCAGATCCGCCTGACCGGAACCGCCTCGTTGGTCTTTGGCGACCGCATGCGTTGGCAGGCCGTGCCCGAAGGCGCGCGCCAGCATTACGGCGGTGACACCCCGCCGGGGCAACCGATCCGTGCGCCTGGTGACTTTGCCGCGGTGCCGGACCCCGAGCGGTTCACGGTGGTCGACATCGCCTGCAGCGCGGCCGATATCCTGCACCTGGGAGATGATTTCTACCGCCGCGTCCGCAGCACCCGTCAGGGCGATGCCTGGCGTACGGCCTGGGTCGCGCCCTAA
- a CDS encoding TIGR02302 family protein yields the protein MASDPRSLLQVTWAVRWPLRLTHAGLIAERVTRAFWPFWSMVFVSLAGLMLGLQDLMPLEWLWVVSAAFVLAALWFLMRGARRFRWPRQAEALRRLDASLKGNPIQAALDDQAIGAADTGSTAIWAAHQDRMRAKLAEAQAVEPDLRLSRADPFALRYVALLALSVAILFGSILRVQSVSVMGPGGPGLAQGPSWEGWVEPPGYTGLPAVYLNDITAESMQAPHGARVTLRMYGEVGALRIEESVSGRPLSSDEAAEATAQDFDIVQSGRLAIDGPGGRAWQIAMIPDGTPTVMRDGEIDVAYSGEMQMPFTATDDYGVVAGVARIVLALDEVDRRYGLRIDPEPRAVLEVPLPMPVAGSRAEFTETLIEDFSLHPWANLPVRLELEVQDEAGQTGLSEPEVLTLPGRRFFDPIAAALIEQRQALLWNRANAGDIALILRAVSNRPGDLFRSEVHYLRLRVILRRLEMQARYDMSDEQRDELAQDMWDLAMILEEGDLQDALERLQRAQDRLAEAMKNGASDQEIAELMQELREATDDYLRQLSRQQQQDREADPDSQFSDNQNMMEMSQDDLQRMMDRIQELMEQGRMEEAQEALDQLREMMENMQVTQGPGGRGQTPGEQAMEGLAETLREQQGLSDEAFRDLQDQFNPGQEGQQGQQQGQQQGQGQQGQGQQPQGQGQQGQGQGQQQGQGQPGQGQQQGGQQPGAGDGESLEESLADRQRALRNELNRQRRNLPGAGSEAGERAEESLGRAEGAMEGAEEALRDGDLAEAIDRQSEAMEALREGLRELGEALAQQQQGQGEQGLAEGADPGNQRDPLGRNQGTNGQIGTDENLLQGEDVYRRARELLDEIRRRSGEGERPEAELDYLERLLERF from the coding sequence ATGGCCTCCGATCCACGATCCCTGCTTCAGGTCACCTGGGCCGTCCGCTGGCCGCTGAGACTGACCCATGCGGGGTTGATCGCCGAACGGGTGACACGGGCCTTCTGGCCGTTCTGGTCGATGGTTTTCGTGTCGCTGGCGGGCCTGATGCTGGGCCTGCAGGACCTGATGCCTTTGGAATGGCTTTGGGTTGTTTCGGCGGCGTTCGTGCTGGCGGCCTTGTGGTTTCTGATGCGCGGCGCCCGGCGGTTTCGCTGGCCGCGCCAGGCCGAGGCGTTGCGGCGGCTGGACGCATCGCTGAAGGGCAACCCGATCCAGGCGGCGCTGGACGACCAGGCGATCGGGGCCGCCGATACGGGGTCGACCGCGATCTGGGCGGCGCACCAGGACCGGATGCGCGCCAAGCTTGCCGAGGCGCAGGCGGTCGAGCCGGACCTGCGGCTGTCGCGCGCCGATCCGTTCGCGCTGCGCTACGTCGCCTTGCTGGCGCTGTCGGTCGCGATCCTGTTCGGGTCGATCCTGCGGGTGCAATCGGTGTCGGTCATGGGGCCGGGCGGGCCGGGGCTGGCACAGGGGCCGAGCTGGGAAGGCTGGGTCGAACCGCCGGGTTACACCGGTCTTCCGGCGGTCTATCTCAACGACATCACCGCCGAGTCGATGCAGGCCCCGCATGGCGCTCGGGTGACGTTGCGCATGTATGGCGAAGTGGGTGCCCTGCGGATCGAGGAAAGCGTTTCGGGCCGGCCACTGTCCAGCGACGAAGCGGCCGAGGCGACGGCGCAGGATTTCGACATCGTGCAGTCGGGGCGGCTGGCCATCGACGGACCGGGCGGGCGCGCCTGGCAGATCGCGATGATTCCGGATGGCACGCCGACGGTTATGCGCGATGGCGAGATCGACGTCGCTTATAGCGGCGAGATGCAGATGCCCTTTACCGCCACGGACGACTACGGCGTTGTCGCGGGCGTGGCGCGGATCGTGCTGGCGCTGGACGAGGTCGACCGGCGCTACGGCTTGCGCATCGACCCGGAACCGCGCGCGGTTCTCGAAGTGCCGCTGCCGATGCCGGTGGCGGGTTCGCGCGCCGAGTTCACCGAGACGCTGATCGAGGATTTCTCGTTGCATCCCTGGGCCAACCTGCCGGTTCGGCTGGAGCTCGAGGTGCAGGACGAGGCCGGGCAGACCGGCCTTTCGGAACCCGAAGTGCTGACCTTGCCGGGGCGGCGGTTTTTCGACCCGATCGCGGCGGCGCTGATCGAACAGCGCCAGGCGCTGTTGTGGAACCGCGCCAATGCCGGCGATATCGCATTGATCCTGCGGGCGGTATCGAACCGGCCCGGTGACTTGTTCCGCTCGGAGGTGCATTACCTGCGGTTGCGGGTGATCCTGCGCCGGCTGGAAATGCAGGCGCGCTATGACATGAGCGACGAGCAGCGCGACGAACTGGCCCAGGATATGTGGGATCTGGCGATGATCCTCGAGGAAGGCGATCTGCAGGATGCGCTGGAACGGTTGCAGCGCGCGCAGGATCGACTGGCCGAGGCCATGAAGAACGGCGCGTCGGATCAGGAAATCGCCGAGCTGATGCAGGAGCTGCGCGAGGCCACCGACGATTACCTGCGCCAGCTGAGCCGCCAGCAGCAGCAGGATCGCGAAGCCGATCCCGACAGTCAGTTCAGTGACAACCAGAACATGATGGAGATGAGCCAGGACGATCTCCAGCGCATGATGGACCGCATCCAGGAGCTGATGGAACAAGGCCGCATGGAAGAGGCGCAGGAAGCCCTGGATCAACTGCGCGAGATGATGGAGAACATGCAGGTGACGCAGGGCCCCGGCGGGCGTGGACAGACGCCGGGCGAACAGGCGATGGAAGGTCTGGCCGAAACCCTGCGCGAACAGCAGGGCCTTTCGGACGAGGCGTTCCGCGACTTGCAGGACCAGTTCAATCCCGGTCAGGAAGGTCAACAGGGCCAACAACAAGGCCAGCAGCAGGGCCAGGGACAGCAGGGCCAGGGGCAACAACCGCAAGGCCAGGGGCAACAGGGGCAAGGTCAAGGCCAGCAACAGGGTCAGGGCCAGCCCGGTCAGGGCCAGCAACAGGGTGGCCAGCAACCTGGCGCGGGCGACGGCGAATCGCTCGAGGAAAGCCTGGCCGACCGTCAGCGCGCTTTGCGAAATGAACTGAACCGTCAGCGCCGCAACCTGCCGGGTGCCGGGTCGGAGGCCGGAGAACGCGCAGAGGAATCCCTGGGTCGGGCGGAAGGTGCCATGGAAGGCGCCGAAGAAGCCCTGCGCGACGGCGATCTGGCCGAAGCGATCGACCGGCAGTCCGAAGCGATGGAAGCCCTGCGCGAGGGCCTGCGCGAACTGGGCGAAGCGTTGGCACAGCAACAGCAGGGCCAGGGTGAACAGGGGCTGGCCGAGGGCGCCGATCCGGGCAACCAGCGCGACCCGCTGGGCCGCAACCAGGGCACAAACGGTCAGATCGGCACGGACGAGAACCTTTTGCAGGGCGAGGACGTCTATCGCCGGGCACGGGAATTGCTGGACGAAATCCGCCGCCGCTCGGGCGAGGGCGAGCGCCCCGAGGCCGAACTGGATTACCTCGAACGGCTGCTTGAACGGTTCTGA
- the lysA gene encoding diaminopimelate decarboxylase: MDHFLYRDGALFAEEVPVADIAAAVGTPFYLYSTATLVRHFRLFDEALAWGPHLVCYAMKAASNQAILKTLAAEGAGMDVVSGGEYARAKAAGVPGERIVFSGVGKTREEIRLALEGGIRQFNVESEPEMAAISEVAHSLGAVAPITVRVNPDVDAKTHAKIATGKSENKFGIPIARAREVYAEAARLPGLKVIGIDVHIGSQLTDLAPFELAYRKVADLTGVLRADGHEITRLDLGGGLGIPYTRSNEAPPLPGDYGALIQRTVGHLGCEVEIEPGRLIVGNAGILVSRVIYVKNGEGRDFLILDGAMNDLIRPAMYDAHHEIVPVTEPEVAVELRPFDIVGPVCESGDTFARGRLMPPLAAGDLVVFRSAGAYGAVMASEYNTRPLVPEVMVKGDHFAVIRSRPTFDDIINRDTIPEWL; this comes from the coding sequence GTGGACCATTTCCTGTATCGTGACGGCGCCCTGTTCGCCGAGGAAGTTCCGGTGGCCGATATCGCGGCCGCGGTGGGTACGCCGTTCTACCTGTATTCCACGGCGACGCTGGTCCGGCATTTCCGGCTGTTCGACGAGGCGCTGGCCTGGGGGCCGCATCTGGTCTGCTACGCGATGAAGGCGGCGTCGAACCAGGCGATCCTGAAGACGCTGGCGGCCGAGGGCGCGGGCATGGACGTGGTATCGGGCGGCGAATATGCCCGTGCCAAGGCCGCCGGGGTGCCGGGGGAACGGATCGTCTTTTCCGGTGTAGGCAAGACGCGCGAGGAAATCCGCCTGGCGCTGGAGGGCGGCATCCGGCAATTCAACGTCGAGAGCGAGCCGGAAATGGCGGCGATTTCCGAGGTCGCGCACAGTCTGGGCGCCGTGGCGCCGATCACGGTTCGGGTGAACCCCGATGTCGACGCCAAGACGCATGCCAAGATCGCCACCGGCAAGAGCGAGAACAAGTTCGGCATTCCGATCGCGCGGGCCCGCGAGGTCTATGCCGAGGCGGCGCGCCTGCCGGGGCTGAAGGTGATCGGTATCGACGTGCATATCGGCAGCCAACTGACCGATCTGGCGCCCTTCGAACTGGCTTATCGCAAGGTGGCCGACCTGACCGGGGTGCTGCGCGCAGATGGGCACGAGATCACCCGGCTGGATCTGGGCGGCGGTCTGGGCATTCCCTATACCCGATCCAACGAGGCGCCGCCGCTGCCGGGCGATTACGGTGCATTGATCCAGCGCACGGTGGGTCATCTGGGTTGCGAGGTCGAGATCGAGCCGGGTCGGCTGATCGTCGGCAATGCCGGCATCCTGGTCAGCCGCGTGATCTATGTGAAGAACGGCGAGGGGCGCGATTTCCTGATCCTGGACGGGGCCATGAACGACCTCATCCGCCCCGCGATGTACGATGCCCACCACGAGATCGTTCCGGTCACCGAGCCGGAAGTGGCGGTGGAGCTGCGCCCGTTCGATATCGTCGGGCCGGTCTGCGAAAGCGGCGACACCTTTGCCAGGGGCCGGCTGATGCCGCCGTTGGCGGCGGGTGATCTGGTGGTGTTCCGGTCGGCCGGCGCCTATGGCGCGGTGATGGCCAGCGAGTACAACACGCGGCCGCTGGTGCCCGAAGTGATGGTGAAGGGGGATCACTTCGCCGTCATTCGTTCGCGCCCGACCTTTGACGATATCATAAATCGCGATACCATTCCCGAATGGCTGTAA
- a CDS encoding DUF2834 domain-containing protein: MSLRWLWLALALWGAVHPMYYFMSYMAANGWSLGALIDAWYVNDSTHGLVWDLTIAAITLTLWVLAEVAVRRNWIALLAIPATFCIGVSCGLPLYLYFRSKPV, from the coding sequence GTGAGCCTGCGGTGGCTGTGGCTGGCGCTGGCGCTGTGGGGCGCGGTGCACCCGATGTATTATTTCATGTCCTACATGGCCGCCAATGGCTGGAGCCTGGGGGCGCTGATCGACGCCTGGTATGTCAACGACAGCACGCACGGGCTGGTCTGGGACCTGACCATCGCGGCGATCACCCTGACGCTGTGGGTTTTGGCCGAAGTGGCGGTGCGAAGGAACTGGATCGCCCTGTTGGCGATCCCCGCGACCTTCTGCATCGGCGTCAGCTGCGGGCTGCCGCTCTATCTCTATTTCCGCTCGAAACCGGTCTGA
- the argH gene encoding argininosuccinate lyase, translating into MTDKTSNQMWGGRFAAGPDAIMEAINASIGFDKRMAAQDIAGSRAHAAMLAAQGIISDSDASAIREGLLTVLSEIEGGTFAFSTALEDIHMNVEARLKDLIGDPAGRLHTGRSRNDQVATDFRLWVRDQLDAAEAGLLALMRALVAQAEAGADWVMPGFTHLQTAQPVTWGHHMLAYVEMFSRDLSRVRDARARMNECPLGAAALAGTGFPIDRHMTAGALGFDRPMANSLDAVSARDFAIEFLSVASISAMHLSRFAEELVIWSSAQFRFVTLSDRFSTGSSIMPQKKNPDAAELIRAKVGRIFGANVALMMVMKGLPLAYSKDMQEDKEQVFDAADNWMLALAAMEGMVRDMTANVPALEAAASAGFSTATDLADWLVRETGLPFRQAHHVTGALVARAEAKGCDLPELTLAEMQAEHAAITGAVFDVLGVHNSVASRVSYGGTAPARVREQVARWKEVLG; encoded by the coding sequence ATGACCGACAAGACCTCGAACCAGATGTGGGGCGGCCGTTTCGCCGCCGGGCCGGACGCGATCATGGAGGCGATCAACGCCTCGATCGGGTTCGACAAGCGGATGGCGGCGCAGGACATTGCCGGTTCGCGGGCCCATGCGGCGATGCTGGCCGCACAAGGCATCATTAGTGATAGCGACGCAAGCGCGATCCGGGAAGGTTTGCTCACGGTGTTGTCAGAGATCGAGGGCGGGACGTTCGCGTTTTCCACCGCGCTCGAAGACATCCATATGAATGTCGAGGCGCGTCTGAAGGACCTGATCGGCGACCCCGCCGGGCGGCTGCACACCGGGCGGTCGCGCAACGACCAGGTGGCGACCGATTTCCGGCTGTGGGTGCGCGACCAGCTGGACGCGGCGGAGGCCGGTTTGCTGGCACTGATGCGGGCGCTGGTCGCCCAGGCCGAGGCCGGTGCCGACTGGGTGATGCCCGGCTTTACCCATTTGCAGACCGCGCAGCCGGTGACCTGGGGCCACCACATGCTGGCCTATGTCGAGATGTTCTCGCGCGACCTGTCCCGGGTCCGCGATGCGCGCGCACGGATGAACGAATGCCCGCTGGGCGCCGCCGCGCTGGCCGGAACCGGCTTTCCCATCGACCGGCACATGACCGCAGGGGCACTGGGTTTCGACCGGCCGATGGCGAATTCGCTGGATGCGGTTTCGGCGCGCGATTTCGCCATCGAATTCCTGAGCGTGGCCAGCATCAGCGCGATGCACCTGTCGCGCTTCGCCGAGGAACTGGTGATCTGGTCGTCGGCGCAGTTCCGCTTTGTCACGCTGTCGGATCGCTTCTCGACCGGCTCCAGCATCATGCCGCAGAAAAAGAACCCCGACGCGGCCGAGCTGATCCGCGCCAAGGTGGGCCGCATCTTCGGCGCCAACGTGGCGCTGATGATGGTGATGAAGGGGCTGCCGCTGGCCTATTCCAAGGACATGCAGGAGGACAAGGAACAGGTCTTCGACGCCGCCGACAACTGGATGCTGGCGCTTGCCGCGATGGAGGGCATGGTGCGCGACATGACCGCCAATGTCCCGGCGCTGGAGGCCGCGGCCTCGGCGGGGTTCAGCACGGCGACGGACCTGGCCGATTGGCTGGTGCGCGAAACCGGGCTACCTTTCCGCCAGGCGCATCACGTGACCGGCGCACTTGTTGCCCGGGCCGAGGCGAAGGGCTGCGACCTGCCGGAACTGACGCTGGCCGAGATGCAGGCCGAACACGCGGCGATCACCGGGGCGGTGTTCGACGTTCTGGGCGTGCACAACTCGGTCGCCTCGCGGGTCAGCTATGGCGGCACGGCGCCGGCCCGGGTGCGCGAACAGGTGGCGCGGTGGAAAGAGGTGTTGGGATGA
- a CDS encoding TlpA family protein disulfide reductase, with product MKKLGLALLYTAALALANPGSADIAAAEAARDGDMKKLIFHAEPQPAGTADFMTFDEAPLNLRDWQGKWVLLNFWATWCAPCRKEMPMLSELQTEFGGDDFEVLTIATTRNAPPAMQAFFDEIGVTNLPLHRDPGSALAREMGVLGLPITVILNPEGQEIARLRGDADWASDSAKAVIRALLGRTEG from the coding sequence ATGAAGAAACTGGGTCTCGCGCTGCTCTATACCGCCGCCCTCGCGCTTGCAAATCCGGGCAGCGCCGACATCGCCGCCGCCGAGGCCGCCCGCGACGGTGACATGAAGAAACTGATCTTCCACGCCGAGCCCCAGCCGGCCGGGACGGCGGATTTCATGACCTTCGACGAAGCGCCACTGAACTTGCGCGACTGGCAAGGCAAATGGGTGCTGCTGAATTTCTGGGCCACCTGGTGCGCGCCCTGCCGCAAGGAAATGCCGATGCTGTCGGAATTGCAGACAGAATTCGGCGGTGACGATTTCGAGGTTCTGACCATCGCCACCACCCGCAACGCGCCACCGGCGATGCAGGCCTTTTTCGACGAGATCGGCGTGACCAACCTGCCGCTGCATCGCGATCCGGGTTCGGCCCTGGCGCGCGAGATGGGCGTGTTGGGCTTGCCGATCACCGTGATCCTGAACCCCGAAGGGCAGGAAATCGCCCGGCTGCGCGGCGATGCCGACTGGGCTTCGGACAGCGCCAAGGCGGTGATCCGCGCCTTGCTCGGCCGCACGGAAGGCTGA
- a CDS encoding sterol desaturase family protein: MTDQLSYPDVVQLAVPFFIAAILAELAWIAIRKRGGRYETRDAVTSLIMGAGNVASGIVLGFVAWGFFMALWAITPLDMGTSVWVVVLCFVLDDLRYYWVHRFGHRIRWVWASHVNHHSSQHYNLTTALRQTWTGTFTFMMIVRAPLILLGFHPAMVLFCGGLNLIYQFWIHTEAIGRMPRWFEAVMNTPSHHRVHHGRNPRYLDANYAGVFIVWDKLFGTFVPERDDEKVDYGLVHNLGTFNPIRVAFHEWVAIWRDVTRSGIGWRDRLMYAVAPPGWSHDGSRETSQTIKARHLADHPEDRGQPGF, from the coding sequence ATGACAGACCAACTCAGCTATCCCGACGTCGTCCAACTGGCGGTGCCGTTCTTCATCGCGGCGATCCTGGCGGAGCTGGCGTGGATCGCGATCAGGAAACGCGGCGGCCGTTACGAAACGCGCGACGCGGTGACCTCGCTCATCATGGGCGCGGGCAACGTCGCTTCGGGGATCGTGCTGGGCTTTGTCGCCTGGGGGTTCTTCATGGCGCTTTGGGCGATCACGCCGCTGGACATGGGCACATCGGTTTGGGTGGTGGTGCTGTGCTTCGTGCTGGACGACCTGCGCTACTACTGGGTGCACAGGTTCGGTCATCGCATCCGCTGGGTCTGGGCCAGCCACGTCAACCACCATTCGTCGCAGCATTACAACCTGACCACCGCGCTGCGGCAGACCTGGACCGGCACTTTCACCTTCATGATGATCGTACGCGCGCCGTTGATCCTGCTCGGATTTCACCCGGCCATGGTGCTGTTCTGCGGCGGGTTGAACCTGATCTACCAGTTCTGGATCCACACCGAGGCGATCGGCCGGATGCCCCGCTGGTTCGAGGCGGTGATGAACACGCCGTCGCATCACCGCGTGCACCACGGGCGCAACCCGCGTTACCTGGATGCCAACTATGCCGGGGTGTTCATCGTCTGGGACAAGCTGTTCGGCACCTTCGTGCCGGAACGCGACGACGAAAAGGTCGACTACGGGCTGGTGCACAACCTGGGCACCTTCAACCCGATCCGCGTGGCGTTTCACGAATGGGTCGCCATCTGGCGAGACGTCACCCGATCGGGGATCGGCTGGCGCGACAGGCTGATGTACGCCGTCGCCCCGCCGGGCTGGAGCCATGACGGATCGCGCGAGACGTCGCAGACGATCAAGGCGCGCCACCTGGCCGACCATCCCGAGGATCGCGGCCAGCCGGGATTCTGA
- a CDS encoding Acg family FMN-binding oxidoreductase, with amino-acid sequence MLDSPLPDTLLDAARLAPSSHNTQPWLFQRRNGRIGLIADRTRALPVNDPDDRELTISCGCALMNLRVAAAARGDGMRIDCFPEADDPDLLAWLWHEGPVERDLAGLAEAIPLRHTHRKAFRDTPVDPDLVTRLIREAEQENALLIPLDSEAARHSAAALVMQGDAAQWSDRRWRRELAAWMHPRRKGDGLSLPGIAVPVAQMLVRSFDMGGGIGAKDAELAEASPLLAVLSTDGDTEAEWLAAGQALQRVLLTAVTKGVQASYLNQPIQVGELRGALRRLTGRQDKPQLLLRFGHPKEAGSHAPRRPLSDMVIA; translated from the coding sequence ATGTTGGATTCCCCGCTTCCCGATACGTTGCTCGATGCCGCCCGCCTCGCGCCGTCCAGCCACAACACACAGCCCTGGCTGTTCCAGCGCCGCAACGGCCGCATCGGGTTGATCGCCGACCGCACGCGGGCATTGCCCGTCAACGATCCGGATGACCGGGAATTGACGATCAGCTGCGGTTGCGCGCTGATGAACCTGAGGGTCGCGGCCGCGGCCCGGGGTGACGGGATGCGCATCGATTGCTTTCCCGAGGCCGACGATCCCGATCTGCTGGCCTGGCTCTGGCATGAAGGCCCGGTCGAAAGGGATCTGGCCGGTCTCGCCGAAGCGATCCCGTTGCGGCACACCCACCGCAAGGCGTTTCGCGACACGCCGGTCGATCCCGATCTGGTCACGCGGCTGATCCGCGAGGCCGAGCAGGAGAACGCGCTCTTGATCCCGCTGGATTCCGAAGCCGCGCGGCACTCGGCTGCGGCGCTGGTGATGCAGGGCGATGCCGCGCAATGGAGCGACCGCCGCTGGCGCCGCGAATTGGCGGCCTGGATGCATCCGCGCCGCAAGGGCGACGGGCTCAGCCTGCCCGGCATCGCGGTGCCGGTGGCGCAGATGCTGGTGCGCAGTTTCGACATGGGCGGCGGGATCGGCGCCAAGGATGCCGAACTGGCCGAAGCTTCGCCGTTGCTGGCGGTGCTGTCGACCGATGGCGATACCGAAGCCGAATGGCTGGCCGCCGGGCAGGCCCTGCAGCGTGTCTTGCTGACCGCAGTCACCAAGGGCGTGCAGGCCAGCTATCTCAACCAGCCGATCCAGGTGGGCGAGCTGCGCGGCGCCTTGCGCCGCTTGACCGGTCGACAGGACAAGCCGCAGCTTCTGTTGCGGTTCGGCCATCCCAAGGAGGCCGGCAGCCACGCTCCGCGCCGACCGCTGAGCGATATGGTCATCGCCTGA
- a CDS encoding VOC family protein yields MKLTLHHINLSTENVARMDAFYRDVLGLKTETDGLPVLEKGKGYSADVAFVTDGAIQMHLAGRDVLAGFKTGQIVNPVSRGHIAYRTDDLDAFKAHLDAQGVPYSDWGHTAVQGWQQIFFYDPDGNVIEVHEVAPD; encoded by the coding sequence ATGAAACTCACGCTGCACCACATCAACCTGAGCACCGAAAACGTCGCGCGCATGGATGCGTTCTATCGCGATGTTCTGGGACTGAAGACCGAAACCGACGGATTGCCGGTTCTGGAAAAGGGCAAGGGCTATTCCGCCGACGTGGCCTTCGTCACCGATGGCGCGATCCAGATGCACCTGGCGGGGCGCGACGTGTTGGCCGGGTTCAAGACCGGGCAGATCGTCAACCCCGTCTCGCGCGGGCACATCGCGTATCGCACCGACGATCTGGACGCGTTCAAGGCGCATCTGGACGCGCAGGGCGTGCCCTATTCGGACTGGGGCCATACCGCGGTTCAGGGGTGGCAGCAGATCTTCTTCTACGATCCGGACGGCAACGTCATCGAGGTTCACGAAGTCGCACCGGACTGA
- a CDS encoding OB-fold-containig protein, with product MIDLLLDRAMAPFTFAMALLLGLVLLELAMALLGGSLFGLGSDAQIEAPEIAAPDLAELDLADLDLGEVELDFDGVGSELDATAGPDMPAVGGLAAWMGFGRMPFLIWLGTVLAGFGLSGFVLQSVMQAVTGGFLPGAVAAMPAAATGLWFAGRFGALFARLLPKTETQSVSERHLGRRVGVVTQGTAARGRPAEIRVTDRFGNLHYLRAEPLRDTAEIAQGTQVIVLRHRIDGGYLIVPLTD from the coding sequence ATGATTGATCTGCTTCTCGACAGGGCGATGGCGCCTTTCACCTTCGCCATGGCCCTGCTTCTGGGCCTTGTGCTTCTGGAACTCGCGATGGCCCTGCTGGGTGGATCGCTGTTCGGCCTCGGCTCCGATGCCCAGATCGAAGCGCCCGAGATCGCGGCGCCGGACCTTGCCGAACTCGACCTGGCCGATCTGGATTTGGGCGAAGTCGAGCTCGACTTCGACGGTGTGGGATCCGAGCTGGATGCGACCGCCGGGCCGGACATGCCAGCTGTCGGCGGTCTGGCCGCCTGGATGGGGTTCGGGCGCATGCCCTTCCTGATCTGGCTTGGCACGGTTCTGGCGGGGTTCGGTCTGTCCGGGTTCGTCCTACAATCGGTCATGCAGGCGGTGACGGGCGGGTTTCTGCCAGGCGCGGTCGCCGCCATGCCCGCCGCCGCGACGGGGCTGTGGTTTGCCGGACGCTTTGGCGCGCTCTTTGCCCGGCTGCTGCCGAAAACCGAAACCCAGTCGGTGTCGGAACGCCATCTGGGCCGCCGTGTCGGCGTTGTCACGCAAGGCACCGCCGCGCGCGGCCGACCCGCCGAGATCCGCGTCACCGACCGATTCGGCAACCTGCATTACCTGCGCGCCGAACCGCTCCGCGACACCGCAGAGATCGCCCAGGGCACGCAGGTGATCGTCCTGCGGCATCGCATCGACGGCGGCTACCTGATCGTTCCACTGACCGACTGA